The genomic region CAGACACAGACGGGTTTAACGCCCGTTTTCACTGCGCCCTTCCCGAAGGACGGCGTTCGACGCCCCGAGCGCCCCAGCCGTCCGTGCTCCAAGGCCGGTGTGAAACCTGCCCGGGCAGGGGCTGTCCGCGCCGCCGCCACCGGGACCTCCCGTCGCAGAGGCGGGGCGGCGATGCTCCTCGCCCTCGGGctgcgccgggccgggccggaggGAGACCCCGCAGAGAGACCCCGCAGGGAGACCGGCTCTGCCCCGCAGCGCCCGCGCCCGTGCCGCCCTCCGTTCGGctcggggccgggccggcccgggccggcgggcggcggcggcgctcgGCGCTGCGcagcgccggcggcgggggcggagccggggcccggggcggggggctgcgccCTGCGCGGGATTGGCGCCGGGCGGCGTGATGCCACGTCCGGCGGGGGAAGCCCTGCCTCGCTCGGGAgcctcccccgccgcccggctcgGCGCGCAGGTGGAGCGGTGCCGGCGCACGCACGGACCGAGccgcccagcccagcccagcccagccccagcccagcccagcccagccgaGCCACGCCGCGGGagcagccccgctgcccgccccgctccgctccgcccggcccggcggcgccgCAGCCGGCAGCATCGCGGCGGGACTGCCCGGGGATGCAGCCGCGCTAAGAACAAAAGCCCTCTACGCGGTCACGCTCCGGGGCTTTGaagcggcccggcccggcccggccaaACTTGGATCTCTGCCCCCTCCGCCGAGCCGCGGCGGGCGTCCGGATTGAACTCTCCGGCGCCTTCCCCGCACGCCGCGGGCAGCGGCAGCGCCTGAGACCCGGGGTTCCCCCGCCTGCCGCCCTCGCCCGCTGCGCGCCGTcccgccggggctgcccggggaggggggccgCACCCCGCGCCGCCCGGCACGGCACCGCGCCGCCCCGGGGACCccggccgcctccccgccgcgggACCTTGGCTTTGCCCTTCGCACGGCAGGTGGCGGGGCCAGCGGAGAAGGATGCGTTTCTTCCCGTGGGGATTTTGGCTGCTGTGTGTCGCCTCCGCCCCGGCTCGCGGTGACAGCGGCAGCAAGGCGAGGAGCTGCGCCGAGGTCCGGCAGCTGTATGGGGCCAAGGGCTTCAGCCTCAGCGGCGTGCCCCAGGCCGAGATCTCCGGTGAGTCCGGCGGAGCGGGGCAGGGCGGTGGGGAGGCGGCCGAAAGCGCGGAGCCCCGGGCCGGAGCAgcccgcggggccgccgccatCCGGGGGGGGgtgccgcggggcggggggtgcgCTGCCGACCCGCCGCTGGAGTTTGTCTGGGGCCGTGGGCGGCGGGAGGTCGGAGCCGAGAGGTTTCCCCGAGGGCCGAGCACCCCCTCGCCCCTTGCGGCACCCCTCCTAGCCGCTGCCCGCGCTGGCAGGGGTCTCGCTCCAGCGGCGGCGATGCGAGGAAGCTGGGAGAGAGGGGGTGATCGCACCAAGTGTTCGGCGgtggttgtcttttttttttctttctttttttttttttttttttttccctcattgtctcgtttcttctgttttgagcGCAATTGAAACGGTTTCAGGGTTTCGGTTCAGAAATCAGGATGATCAGACTGTAATGGGTTTTGGTGTTGGAGCTGGAAAATGCCACAAGGTTACCAGAGAGAAGAATTGATTTCTCTTAATCTTCTTTTGGATGCGAAACAAACCTATAAATGGCATTTGTCActtgttaaaaatgaagcaggagTAAAATGACCCAGTGTCAAGCTTGTAAAGCGTAGAGGAAACCTGAGCAACCTACATCAGAGTGTGTCCTCTTGCCTTCATTCTGTTTTTGGACAAATCTTGGTtgatttcctcctctttgcagAAAACCACTGAAATACCAAAGAATATTCAAGGTCTGGTTTATGTtgggctgtttgttttttcttttactgttttcttctgaaagcttgAGGGAAATGTGCtgaggtgttgggtttttgttggggttttttttaattcttgtctAAGTTTTGATACACCAACTCGTGACCCATATCCGAGAGCTTTCTCCTCACTTGCGGGAGCTTCCTCCTTCAGACAAAGCATAAAACATGCAGGCGTACGTGCCAAAGCCAACCTACAGGGACATCCCGGTAAAATTGCAGTTTGTAGTTCACATCTAAGCTACAGAATGCCTCATGTTGAATATTTCATTGTGTAGTTTTCCAGGGAAACCAATTCATTATCTGACCCATGAATGGAAAAGGCTGAACATATACGTGTCGTATAAATGTGAACAAATTAATACTTTCTTTGTCAAGTTGCAACCAAGAGtaaatttccaaaataaaatgagcaGTCCTTGAAGTTAAACAGTGGGGaatttcaaaatcatttgaACATCACTATTAGTAGAATAGGAATTCAGCTGAGCAAGAAAGTGGCTTTTTATAAATTTGCATCTAATTATTACAAGTGTGAATACATTAGCAGTCATGTTTCAAGTGGAAAGTTCTTGGAAGACTAAATGTTTACAAATACTCGTGGAGATGGCTACAGCGTTGTATGCAGAGATAGTACTACAGGGGCAGTCATTCAGGATTGCATGAACTGCGGTTACAAGTATCACGTATCGCAGGTTAGCAGCAAGTAAAGCATCTTGTGCCTACAAATTGTTGAGGTCCAAAAAGTGACAGAGGACACAAAGATTTCTATGAACCAGGAGTTTTGTTTCCTACTGTTTGTTGCTACGAGCGTGTATGCTGGCAGCCTTAAGCAACAGTAGTTAAAATTATAGTATCAAACTGGGCATCTCTAGCTGTTACTGTAAACAGGGAAGCTCTATAgataaatgctgtaaaaaaaacTTGAGGACTACCGCATGGAAAGTAATACGAAGAAGTGCTTGGGGGAAGAAGGTTCTGCACATAAACCTGCTGCTGATATTATTAGCCTGGTATTTAAAATGGCTAACGGACTTAATGATTTTCATTGGTAATTTTCATGCGTACCTTCTGACTGATACATATTCAGGAATGCCCTTTTCTATTGCTGCAGTACTTGCCCAGTACAGTGAAAACATTGACGTACATTAATACTAACCTCAGAAATGTTCCTAATAAAGTATAGTGTTGTGTATCGTGCATGCTTTTTAGCAGTTGTGCAGGTTAGTGCAGAAGTTGACGCCGGTTTTGTTGTCTCCAAAAAGAAGAGTCTTGAGACCTTCCTGCAGTATCCCCACATGTAGTAAGTACAGGATTGTGCAGTTTATAATTCCACATTTTGTCAAAATACTCAGTCATCGCTTAAGGCTGGTTTCAACAGCATTAGTTCGGCTTCCTGACCATGGGGGTTGTAATCTGTATGGAGCCTTGTCAGGTTACACCTGACTGACACCTGTAAATGCATACACATCAACATATGACAACTTTTGGCTAAGttaaaaaatgctgatgaaACAGTTCAGTGGTGGCTCCAGTTGGACCTGTGCTGAGGTTTCCTGATGGTGGCCTTCTCCATGTTGTCAGAGAGGTTCAAGAGCTACCCCAAGAACCATGtttttgtcttatttctgaGGCACCCAGAGGCAAAAGCCCTTCACTTTCTCCCTCTCCAAGGGGATCTTGctgttccttctctttccattgCTTGCCCTGAAGCAAAGGGGAAGATGCATTTCTTAGCCCTACAGCTTTGTCCCCGAAGCAGTGCTGCCGTGCTAGGCTGACCTTGCTC from Aquila chrysaetos chrysaetos chromosome 10, bAquChr1.4, whole genome shotgun sequence harbors:
- the LOC115347614 gene encoding skin secretory protein xP2-like, translated to MLPAAAPPGRAERSGAGSGAAPAAWLGWAGRLGPCVRRHRSTCAPSRAAGEAPERGRASPAGRGITPPGANPAQGAAPRPGPRLRPRRRRCAAPSAAAARRPGPARPRAERRAARARALRGRAGLPAGSLCGVSLRPGPAQPEGEEHRRPASATGGPGGGGADSPCPGRFHTGLGARTAGALGASNAVLREGRSENGR